The Gossypium raimondii isolate GPD5lz chromosome 2, ASM2569854v1, whole genome shotgun sequence genome segment GCTACAACTGTGTGATGAACCATCTCACAGGAAGATGGCAAGATTGGcagacatattttcattttttttgggtCTTTTTCTAGGCAAGTAAGAAGGCATTGGATCCTGTTGCTCCAGTCTATAAGTACTGCCTTGTATCAGTAACAAACATCCTAACCACAACATGTCAATATGAGGTAAAGCTATATCCCTTATCCTTTAGATGCAGTTAtggtataataattttagtgacAACATTTCTGTTTTCAGGCCCTCAAGTATGTAAGCTTTCCGGTTCAGACTCTTGCTAAGTGTGCAAAAATGATACCTGTTATGGTAAGTTTTGCATGACTAATAATGAAGGCTTATGTATTTGATTTATCCAAGTGATTGCACAAGTTTTTGGACttaaatttcatctatttcaaGCTCAATACTAGTTCCCCTTATTTCTTATCAGTCTCAAGTGGCAAAgtcatcttattttattttgtttttccacACAGATTTGGGGCACTTTCATCATGCAGAAGAAATATAAGGGTTTTGACTATTTGGTGGCTTTTCTGGTGACCCTAGGTTGTTCGATATTTATCCTATTTCCGGTAAAATTCTGGTCTTTGTCAACAACTCTCACTCTGTTCTCTTCACGGTTGTTTAGGCCTTGAATGCCAGTGATAATTCTCAATGGGTCTTCATTTCTTTATATAAGAGCTTGATTGGTGGATGGAGGCTACTAtaggatatatatattttaaattataaggcATTGAACCATGGAATTATGAATAGACATTGGTTACCTTCACAGGTGATGCATTGCTATAAGTGATTTTCTTTTAACTGCATATAGCTTCTTCTAGATTGTGCCACAACTTTGTTTCTCTTCGAACTAATTCTGCTTTCATTGTAGGCAGGAACTGATTTTAGTCCATATGGCAAAGGAAGAGAAAATACTGTTTGGGGCATTTCTCTGATGGTTGGTTATCTTGGGTATCGACCTAAACTTAGTTCCTCTCACTATAAAAGATACTTTCTGATCCTTTTTGTAATTGGATCTTTGAAATATAAAGTGATATATGTACCTTTATAAGACCAAAATAACAATTACTGATTTTCTACATTGGTTGcaattttatttgtgaaatcTGCTCTTTCTTACCAAGGATCTTTAGGCTAAAGTATTTCTTTAATGTCAATTGAACTAGCATTGCTGTTCTGAGTGCTTTTTGGAGAAATAGTTTTCATAGATGCTAGTTTCTATTTTTCGCAGGTTTGATGGTTTTACAAGCACATTCCAAGATAAATTATTCAAAGGCTATGATATGGAAATACACAATCAGATATTCTACACAACATTGTGTTCTTGCGTTCTCAGCTTGACAGGTAAAAATTCCTTCTACCTGCACATAGAAACGATCTTCTGTTTTTACCtttatgtttgatttgtttCCATTGCATTTTACTGATTGATTACTCGTGATCAACTCTTCTCTGTTGGATTTAGGTCTTATATTTCAGGGACATTTACTGCTAGCTGTAGATTTTGTTTATCGCCACAATGATTGTTTTCTTGATATTGTATTACTCTCAACCGTAAGTGATCTTCGCTTAAAACTGTTCTAGTTTTAATAGTCTCTAACTGATTATAGGATGGTCAGCCATACTCTTCTTTGATTGTCCAATACTTATTGGGAAATACCTACTGTGGGGTTCTAAAGTTAGGTGACTATATGTTATAGGTAGCAACAGCCAgtcaatttttcatttcttaCACGATTCGTACATTTGGTGCTCTCACATTTGCTGCCATAATGACCACAAGACAGGTACCGTCAAGTTTATTGTTTCATTTCCTCCTAATGCTATATTTCTGATTGAATCGAGAttcttcaaactcttttttgttgtttaagcTGGTGAGCATCATGCTGTCATGCATTTGGTTCGGCCATCCCCTTAGCTGGGAACAGTGGATTGGGGCGGTAAGTTTCGAAACACACACATATTTTACATTCTAGTTGATTTCGAAAGCTTGATTATGTATTTGATGCCTTGATCAGATCATCGTGTTTGGCTCCTTGTACTCCAAAACCTTCTGGAAGAAAGTGTCACCAGCTCCCACTCCTCCACAACAAACAGAAAATGGATCTTCGAGTCCTTTGAAAGGGATCCCTTAACGAGGTCAATTTGGCATCAGTAACCGCAACTGGTTCTGGTCGGGTAAGAGTCTGCCTATGTTAAAGCTGCATTTTGAAGCTTGTCGGGGCAAGGTTTTGTTCGAATGGTTTTTTTATGAAATCCGAATTGAAATTTTgggtgaaaaaaatgaaaataggaaCACTCCATTTTCATTGGAGGAGCATTATGAACTACAAACTAACTAAATCCCAGAGACACTCtttgtttttgtgtgtttttgttTACAATAGGAACTTA includes the following:
- the LOC105788892 gene encoding UDP-galactose/UDP-glucose transporter 5B; its protein translation is MAEPLPTADGVKENKLWKWVFAVSGILITLVIYGVLQEKIMRVPYGVNKEYFKYSLFLVFCNRITTSAVSAGSLVASKKALDPVAPVYKYCLVSVTNILTTTCQYEALKYVSFPVQTLAKCAKMIPVMIWGTFIMQKKYKGFDYLVAFLVTLGCSIFILFPAGTDFSPYGKGRENTVWGISLMVGYLGFDGFTSTFQDKLFKGYDMEIHNQIFYTTLCSCVLSLTGLIFQGHLLLAVDFVYRHNDCFLDIVLLSTVATASQFFISYTIRTFGALTFAAIMTTRQLVSIMLSCIWFGHPLSWEQWIGAIIVFGSLYSKTFWKKVSPAPTPPQQTENGSSSPLKGIP